The Zea mays cultivar B73 unplaced genomic scaffold, Zm-B73-REFERENCE-NAM-5.0 scaffold_539, whole genome shotgun sequence nucleotide sequence AGAGGTGAAAGTGAAAGCGAAACATGCCAGACAGCAGTCTGAGTAAGAGCCTTTATATCACATATGTCAAGGAATGACCTCTAGTTTCAACTTTGCACAGTACTAGAAAAGAGGCGCCCTATCGGGCGCTTGACCAGAGACAAATAAACAAGATCACGTGAAACATTACCGCCGTCCACGAACAAGGTTTTGGTTTCCACTTGCAACCGTTTGTGGTGACTATTCCCGTGGACAGCATGTGTGCTTTGCACAAGCACTGAGCTCGACCATTGGATCAAGCACATTACCGGGCAAAGTGCAAAACAGCAACATAACCGCCTTAAAATTTGCAACATATATGCTTTAAAGAACAGGAGGAAGTTGTACAGACATGAACTAAGAACTAACAACCATAATAATTAAGTTTTGTTTACACAATCTCTTCAAACACAACTGGCATGCAGAAGAACAACCCTATAGTGCATTTAGATGAGTAACATATGACTTTAAATGAAAAAGTGCTGCCATGTGTCTCGAGGACATGCTTGTAAGATACAGCTTCTATTGACCTAATTGCTACCTGGCCTGCATAGACTGAGATGCCCTATCTAGAATTGATGACTACAGAGAAGGCTAAGAATAACATATAATCATGAAAGTTGGGGTCACATTTTCTGGAGGTACTTTCCGTTGCAGTGGTGCTGATGTGGTGGCAACTGGATTAAAAAAAAATCTAGTCTGGTCACATGAAGTCGAGAATTAGTAGTTTTAGGGCAGTAAGATCAATTTAAAGAAGCAAATATACTCACCTGCACTTTGTAGTTTGTACAAGATGCCAAGAGATACTCACCTTCCTTGCGATGATTTATTCCTGGCAGATTTTATCTTCTCTATAGCCTGCATGAGAAGCACAGATGATAAGTGATTGGAGAACTGAACAATAGCAACCAAAAGAAAAGCACATACCTTTGTCACCCGATCCTTCCATGTAATAAGTCTATATTTTTAATAAATAGTTGGCAGTTTTCCTATATACTTAGATTCGTGTCAGGTCTAAATATACAGTAGGTATGTATAGTCCCATGTAacaacatattttcacatttctctagatGGTAGTGTTGTCAAGAACATATCTGAAGCTGGCAACATATGTCTAAAATAAAGTAGCAGATGCCAGATGCTTACTCCTGAAGAGATGGTGATCTAGACTTCCACAGGCATAGGTATAGTGGGTACTAAATCGCCAAAAAGAAACATAGCTAAATATACTAAATATACGAACAAGCATGGTTGTAGCCTGTAGTCCAGTCATAAGCTGAAGATGGTCAGACACAACTGACAAGCAAAACTAATCCTATGCGGGCGTGAAAATGCAGCATGTAAGCAGCAAATCAAAATGACTGAAATCTAGCAAGTAGTGCAGCGAGGATTTTTTCACCATCACAGAGCACGTTGCAGACCTCTTCTTGATCACATTCAGCACGAGCAGCAAGATGGCAATGTTCTGCGCCATCTTCAATCTAGCACCTTGTTCTCGGCCTTGGGGTCAACAGCACCGGCCTTGGGGTCAGTACACCTTAAAATGGGCACCAATATTTAAGTTATTCACATATAAATTTCATTAAGTTGTGCACACTACACCAAGTTGTGAATGCAGTCACATGGAAATTACTATAAAATATTCACAGAAGCAAGACATTCACAAATTACCAAAGTAATGAGGAGCTGCATGCCTTAGGTATCCACGGAGGCCTTCTCGACAGTCAGTTCACGGACGACATCGATATCAACAACTCTATTACAACGGTGTCTAGTGGTAGGGAAGAGCAATGAGGGCCAAAACAAAAAAAGGGAGCTGGCGATATCTCGGATCCAGGTCTACAAAATACAAACAAGAGACAGAGAGGATGAGGAATCAACTAATAAAGGGGAGGAAGGCACTTACCCCTGGCCTTGTACAGAGGAGGCCAGCGCCAACGTCAATGATGCTTGAGCTGAGCAGATATAATTCAAATAAGATAGACCATTGCAAGTTATCAAATTGCTATATTCAGTGCAGTGTAAGCGTTTGTTGGTGATTTGTGCAGAGTTTTACCAGTGCCGACGAACAATGACCACTGTTCACAGTTGTCCCCTCTTGGTTTTGCATCCTCATCGAGATTGATGCCTGAGAGCAAGACTTTCTGATTTCCAAGATCCTTCTCAACCAAACCAACATTGTCATTCTAGGAAGTAGGAACCCACTAACAGCTACTTTGATTGCACAAAAATAAGTATGCAGACCTGATTTTATTCAATGCCTACACTATATATGTAGAACCAAACATCTCAATTCCATAGTATCTGTTCTACAAAGGCAAAAAATATAGGAAAATGCAAACATGAAAACATAATGAGTTTGAACAAAAAAATGTATTAGTTGCAATCCGATTGAGTAAAATGAAAACAGGAACATGATTTTGTAACAAAAAAATAGGACATAAATTTTAAAAGGGAACAGTTGAAAGCACCATTTCTGATATTGCAAGTGTACTTGATCACCGGAAAAGAAATAGGGCCAACGCGCCAAATACTTCTTTTATGGTGGATTAAATAGAGGCCACATATGCTTCTTGGTTGTTACAATCACATAGAGATGCATCAACAGAAACAGGTAGGTAGTAGCACGAGATGCGGACTACGCTAGAGATGCACGAGCAAAACCACGAGCAATCCCTCGCATCCCCATATTATTCCAGTGGTTACTTAAACCTATGGTAAATGGAAATTGCCTTATCTGCTGATCCAGTTACAAAGAGTTGATCCCGTGGAACAAACTTCAAAGTGGTTATCTGTGTAATGGAAGTTACAATGTTACAGCTTGCAGCAAACTACAACAAAATTCAAAATCACATGAGGAAATACCTTCTTTGAGTGACCAGTAAGCGTGCACAAGATTTGACCAGATGACCGATCAAAGATTACTGCATTTGTATCGATACCCCCAGTTGCAACATCCTGTGAATCCACAAGGTAGCTGGATAAATAGAATGAAATTCCAGATCAACTCAATTACATTAAAGTTAAAAAATAAGGTTCCCATTAAAGGTACAGGTACATAAATAATCTTGATGAACTGATGACAACTGAAAACTTGTGAATATAATTTGGTATAACTCAATATTTTCTGAGAAGGCTCTTGCATCAAGAACAAACACTGGTTTTCCTGTTCAGACATATACATCATCCAGGCATATTACACTTGAAACACTTGGCATAAAGTAATGGGACACAAATCATCCGTAATCGCTTAAAGCTAAATATGCCAGCTAAGACAAGGATTTTGTAGCATTTAAACAGCCATGTGTGGGATGCTAATTTCCATAATTAAAATGCATCACTGCCAGTTATAAGCGATAATTTTTGTGCCATTACAGCAAATGGATATACAATATCCAAACAACACATAGTAACAAACTAACCTTTGAAGGATGAACATCCATGGACAAAATGCCTGGTTTGTTTGTCTTATGAAGAGGATGGCTGGAGATTTGAGTGTATCTCTCGAGACAGATGCATCAATAGAAACAGGAAGGTAGAAGCACGAGATGCGGACTACGCTAGAGATGCAGGAGCAAAACCACGAGCAATCCCTCGCACACCCCACTGTCGGCTCTGTGCATTATATGAATATCTGGTTGCATTATTTGAACATCTGTGAAACTTGCATGTTGCAAACGCAGAACATACCACCATTTCACATACTAAAGGGGAAAAGTTACAATGACagtaggaggaggaggaagagggagatggagaggacTTGCCTAGCTGAAGTGGAAGATTCACGCGGCAAACGCGAGTAGGACGACGGGGAAGAGGAGGGTGAGCCTGGTGGCGACCAAAACCTCCTGGATGTTGTCGAGGAGGCGGCTGAGCGGGACACAGGGGACCATGTGGAGGAGCGCGAGGTATGACTTCCTGCAGAGCAAGGAGGAGGTCATGTTGGGGTAGCGCGGTGGGCGAGGCGGCGGCCAGACATCTCCTTGCCAGCGACGTTGGCGGAAGAGGCGGAGGTAGATTCGAGGAGGACAGCGGCGGCGAAGTCCATGTGGATGCAGCATCTCTGTTCCTCTGCGCGAACAGCGGTGCCGCCCTAGTAAGAAAGCGGTGGGCCGAGGCGACGAGTCGGAGGCGGTGGAGGGGCTCGTGACCGTCGTTGTGGCGGAGGTTGTTGAGAGGCTCGTCACGGCGGTGAAGCAAGTCAAGGGCTTCGAAGCAGGCGGAGGCGGCGGCAAGAAGCTAGGGTTTGTGCTCGGGGGACGGCGACGGGGCGCCAACCGAACCTGATTGGGGTTCGggcgaggacggcgggttgaatcgcGAAAAGACGAAGGGCCTTTCTGCAAAACAACGACCGCAAAACGCGGGGAGAGCTCGAAATGGCTTCAGGTTTTAAGGAACCTGATTGGTCTTACAAAATTCAAAACAATACTAGTGAAGAAGAGCTAGTTACAAAATCTGGAGTGACGTGGCCTAGAAGCAAGAGGAATGATACCCCCCCAAATGAACTGGGACGGGGTCTACAGTCTGTTCTGCATATCTACGTATCTTCCATCCTCACATAAGATCAAACTTGCACTCCTCGTAGCCTGCAGAGATGAAACAAGGAATAGTACGGTTAACTCGAGGAAAATGCAGTAGGGTTCGATTTATCACGCAAGTAGCAAGAACACGAAGGCATTTTTAGGGGATAAACAGAAGGTAAGATGCCAGCTTGAGCGAAGTCATTTAAAGGAAACAATTCGATTCCTTGAAAACCTAGAATGTGTGGTTAGGAGTGCTAAACAAGAATGAAGAAATCGTGGTATTGTAGGCAAGTACCGAAGTTCAGTTCAGTCAGAGCCTCGGAGCAATGCACCAGTTTAGTCAGAAGCAGAGTAGTCTACAATCTACAACATTGAAAGAATGAAGGTAAAGGAGCTGCTGCTGAATTACTTGGGTCTCTGGTGACGATGGTGGCGGTGCCGCCAAAGTCGCAGGTGCCGCCGGTCGCCTTGGCCTGCTGCCAGTAGCTGTTGAACGCGAAGGAGGCGTGCGCGAGCACGGTGTTGGGGCGGTAGCACGAGCCGCTGGGCAGGATGGAGTCGCACCCGGCGCCGGCGCCGCACGCGTAGTCCATGGCCTCCTGGATGATGGGGTCCGGCACCGTGGGCTTGGCCACGCACCACAACGTCTGCCCCGCgcccggcggcagcggcggcgccaGCGGAGGTGGGTATATGATCGGCGGCTGGAACGGACCGCCGTCGGAACCCGAGCCGCCGCCTCCTAAGCCGGAGCCGGGATCAGGGCCGGATCCTGGTGGGCTCGGCACCACGACGATGGGGCTCGGCGGCACCGATCCGAATGGTATGCCCCCCGGACCGACCTGTGGCGGCGAGTTCGGCGTCGTGGATGCCGGTGGGCCTTCCTGGCCTTGATCTCCACCACCTCCACCCTGGCCTTGACTACCTCCCTGGCCTTGACCTCCGCCCTGGCCTTGATCTCCACCCTGGCTTTGACCTCCGCCCTGGCCTTGATCTCCACCCCCTCCGCCCTGTCCTTGATCTCCACCCTGGCTTTGACCTCCGCCCTGGCCTTGATCTCCACCGCCTCCCTGTCCTTGATCTCCACCCTGGCCTTGACCGCCACCCTGGCCTCCACCCGAGGCGCCATTCTCCGGCGCCGGCGGGCTGGGCTCGAAGGACGGCGGCACGGGGGTGATCGGCGGCAGCTGTGGCGCCTGGCCCGGGAACGAAGGCGTGAAGGGCTTGAACGGCGGCGTCGTGGCCGACGGCGCGTCCGGTGGGTTGACGCAGAACGGCGAGTTGATGTCGCTCGCGGCTTCCTCGTCGCCGGCGGTCGGAATGCGGCGCGCTGGCTCCACCGTCCGGATGAAGTTGAGCTTGAACAGCGCGTTGAGCAgcgggctgctgctgctgctgctcagtCGCCTCGCCGTCGCCGCCATGGCCCTCGCTTCTGCTTCATTCAAGCACGAGCAAAAACCCTCGCTTAGCTTCGCTATTACTTATTAGCTAGTGCTACAGCATTATTGTGACGAGGAGGATCGTATTCGCATCGGCATCGATAGCTGCATCCGTATGATTCGCTGTTGGTTCGTGCGTGTGAGACTAATTAATGTGAGATTGTGAGTGCAGTGCAGTACGTACTTACCGCACCGAGTGGCGCAAAGCAGGAGCAGCAGCAGCGACGCCACCGCGAGCCCGGCACTGACGAGAGGCACTCTGTCCTTGGGCGCCATGGCTGCCCCCGGCT carries:
- the LOC118475653 gene encoding translation initiation factor IF-2-like, which produces MACMADPHRCSSSCAPLTSRKLAMHIMARPTASCLLLQCTAAQGGRQPGAAMAPKDRVPLVSAGLAVASLLLLLLCATRCEARAMAATARRLSSSSSSPLLNALFKLNFIRTVEPARRIPTAGDEEAASDINSPFCVNPPDAPSATTPPFKPFTPSFPGQAPQLPPITPVPPSFEPSPPAPENGASGGGQGGGQGQGGDQGQGGGGDQGQGGGQSQGGDQGQGGGGGDQGQGGGQSQGGDQGQGGGQGQGGSQGQGGGGGDQGQEGPPASTTPNSPPQVGPGGIPFGSVPPSPIVVVPSPPGSGPDPGSGLGGGGSGSDGGPFQPPIIYPPPLAPPLPPGAGQTLWCVAKPTVPDPIIQEAMDYACGAGAGCDSILPSGSCYRPNTVLAHASFAFNSYWQQAKATGGTCDFGGTATIVTRDPSYEECKFDLM